The proteins below are encoded in one region of Fulvia fulva chromosome 9, complete sequence:
- a CDS encoding Dothistromin biosynthesis peroxidase dotB has protein sequence MSNGMLHATTSPNPVRLLELSNNRKEPCNQATCPGGSFSSEQHATPMLLSTNRRGHGRRPTCSALAEDKRLHADLSGLPLLLLSLFAWTSSSISSSFSKSTLKLRFRPFVFAIAHAARLNMTSFVLLGFALQAVAFPFALEDVQKRQVPSTELAQQLSKARTNCGNIPCLVFNEQEQYVSNQGDHAFASPGPDEIRGPCPGLNAAANHGYLSRTGVTNLLETITGLEAAFGMGPGLSGFLAAYAILMNGDPLLLTWSIGGAPPSNTLTSGLLGQAQGISNTHNTYESDMSIGRCDAYLNNGDAHSLDLDRFKQAFETGMSDDRYTLHGFASDFLQKGRQSISENPYFFSGPFAGVVVAPAAYFFVINLMSNHSAEEPSGYLNGDMFKEFFAVEGEYPSFKWNPGQERIPENWYRRTITNNYDIANADSDLAVQYAAYPESLRLGGNTNGVNTYTGVSLSDLSGGVLNAENLFDVDNPRGACFYAQLAQSLIPDAASTLLSVLSPVTKLVNDNILSVIGGMDCPIVDKFDQSLFNQFPGYKYSPTGPATNY, from the exons ATGTCCAACGGAATGCTGCACGCCACAACATCTCCAAACCCTGTCCGTCTCCTTGAGCTATCGAATAATCGAAAAGAGCCCTGCAATCAGGCAACGTGCCCGGGCGGATCTTTTAGTAGCGAACAACATGCGACACCGATGCTGCTGAGCACGAATCGTCGTGGACATGGCCGAAGACCCACATGTTCGGCGCTGGCAGAAGACAAACGGCTACATGCTGACCTATCCGGACTTCCCTTGTTGTTGTTGAGCCTCTTTGCTTGGACTTCATCGAGCATATCCTCATCCTTTTCTAAGTCCACTCTGAAGCTGCGGTTTCGTCCATTCGTTTTTGCAATCGCGCACGCTGCACGCCTAAACATGACGTCTTTCGTTCTTTTGGGCTTTGCTCTGCAGGCCGTTGCCTTTCCTTTCGCactcgaggatgttcagaAGCGCCAGGTGCCTTCGACTGAGCTTGCGCAACAGCTGAGCAAGGCGCGAACAAACTGCGGTAACATTCCTTGCCTCGTCTTCAACGAGCAGGAGCAGTATGTCTCCAACCAAGGAGACCACGCTTTTGCCTCGCCAGGCCCAGACGAGATTCGTGGTCCCTGTCCAG GTCTCAATGCTGCCGCGAACCATGGCTAT CTCAGTCGCACTGGTGTAACGAACCTCCTTGAGACAATCACTGGACTTGAAGCTGCTTTCGGCATGGGTCCAGGTCTATCTGGATTTTTG GCTGCCTATGCCATTCTCATGAATGGAGACCCATTGCTTCTTACCTGGAGCATTGGCGGTGCGCCGCCGTCGAACACCTTAACAAGTGGCTTGCTGGGCCAGGCTCAGGGTATTTCCAACACCCACAACACCTACGAAAGTGACATGTCCATCGGACGCTGCGACGCATAC TTGAACAATGGAGATGCCCACAGCCTGGACCTTGATCGTTTCAAGCAAGCATTCGAAACTGGTATGAGCGACGATAGATACACTCTTCACGGATTTGCAAGCGATTTCCTCCAGAAGGGCCGACAGTCAATCAGCGAGAACCCGTACTTCTTCTCTGGACCTTTCGCCGGTGTCGTGGTGGCCCCTGCCGCTTACTTCTTCGTCATTAACCTGATGTCAAACCATTCTGCCGAGGAGCCAAGCGGTTATTTGAACGGCGACATGTTCAAGGAGTTTTTTGCCGTCGAGGGCGAATACCCCAGCTTCAAGTGGAACCCAGGCCAAGAACGCATCCCAGAAAACTG GTACCGCCGAACGATCACAAACAACTACGACATCGCCAACGCTGATTCTGATCTTGCGGTACAATACGCCGCCTACCCAGAAAGCTTACGCCTGGGAGGAAACACGAACGGCGTCAACACCTACACTGGCGTGTCCCTCAGCGACCTCAGCGGCGGTGTGCTCAACGCCGAAAATCTGTTCGACGTTGACAACCCAAGGGGAGCTTGCTTCTACGCACAGCTTGCCCAGTCTTTGATCCCAGATGCTGCCTCAACCCTATTGAGCGTACTTTCGCCAGTGACCAAACTTGTCAACGACAACATCTTGTCTGTCATCGGAGGCATGGATTGCCCAATCGTGGACAAGTTCGATCAGAGTTTGTTCAACCA GTTCCCTGGATACAAGTACAGTCCCACGGGTCCAGCGACCAACTACTAA
- a CDS encoding Inositol phosphorylceramide synthase catalytic subunit aur1, whose amino-acid sequence MRAQYFSLNGDGQTRFSFTMPRVPFSLPSLPISVPHRIRRRFRSTRSKIRSRQAPTSSIASLETSFNPADTIRASRTHHWSYYDAQYLFLAIVGIFSLCMIETPGSLQKSVVATLLMTSLVIPITRQFFLPFLPIAGWLILFYACQFIPGEYRPGIWVRVLPALENILYGANLSNILSAHKSAVLDVLAWLPYGITHFGAPFVCTGLMFIFGPPSTAPTFARAFGYMNMAGVMIQILFPCSAPWYENMYGLAPANYSIPGSPAGLAAIDKLFGIDLYTSTFTASPLVFGAFPSLHSANATIEALFMSHTFPKLRPLFVLYALWMWYATMYLSHHYAIDLVGGSCIAAIAYFTAKGSFLPRLQPGKMFRWDYDYVEFGEEKDAYAYGINDMDEYELALHGDSDEWTIGSSSSFSSSSREPSTGMRSPVSDHESWEGDTLASASDNEYQKA is encoded by the coding sequence ATGAGGGCGCAGTACTTCTCGCTCAACGGCGATGGCCAGACTCGCTTCTCCTTCACCATGCCGCGCGTGCCCTTCTCCCTCCCGAGTCTACCCATCTCCGTACCACATCGCATACGGCGCCGCTTCCGGTCGACGAGGTCCAAGATACGATCACGACAAGCACCCACCTCGTCGATAGCCTCTCTCGAGACCTCCTTCAACCCTGCAGACACCATCCGAGCGTCACGAACACATCATTGGAGCTATTATGATGCGCAATATCTCTTCCTGGCGATAGTAGGCATATTCAGCTTGTGCATGATCGAGACACCGGGATCTCTACAAAAGAGCGTAGTCGCAACGCTGCTCATGACCAGCTTAGTGATACCGATCACGCGGCAGTTCTTCCTGCCATTCCTACCGATAGCAGGCTGGCTCATCCTCTTCTACGCATGTCAGTTCATCCCAGGCGAGTATAGACCAGGCATTTGGGTACGAGTCCTTCCGGCATTGGAGAACATTCTCTACGGCGCAAACCTCAGCAACATCCTGTCAGCACACAAAAGCGCCGTGCTAGACGTGCTCGCGTGGTTACCATATGGTATCACACATTTTGGCGCACCATTCGTCTGCACTGGACTGATGTTCATCTTTGGCCCACCAAGCACCGCGCCCACATTCGCAAGGGCTTTCGGATACATGAACATGGCTGGTGTCATGATTCAGATCTTGTTCCCCTGCAGTGCTCCATGGTACGAGAACATGTACGGTCTGGCTCCAGCGAACTACTCGATACCCGGATCGCCTGCTGGTCTGGCCGCAATTGACAAGCTCTTCGGCATCGATCTGTACACCTCAACATTCACGGCGTCCCCACTCGTGTTTGGCGCCTTTCCATCGCTACACTCGGCGAATGCGACCATTGAGGCCCTCTTCATGTCACACACCTTCCCCAAACTACGACCACTGTTCGTCCTGTACGCCCTCTGGATGTGGTATGCGACCATGTACCTGAGCCATCACTACGCTATCGATCTTGTTGGTGGAAGCTGCATCGCCGCGATTGCATACTTCACCGCAAAGGGTAGCTTCCTGCCACGGTTACAGCCTGGAAAGATGTTCCGGTGGGACTACGATTATGTCGAGTTTGGCGAGGAGAAGGATGCGTATGCTTACGGCATCAACGACATGGACGAGTATGAGCTCGCACTGCACGGCGACAGCGACGAGTGGACGATAGGCTCATCCTCCAGCTTTTCGAGCAGCAGCCGCGAGCCGTCAACTGGCATGCGATCACCCGTGTCTGACCACGAATCATGGGAAGGCGACACATTAGCGTCCGCATCCGACAACGAGTATCAGAAAGCATAA
- a CDS encoding 54S ribosomal protein L19, mitochondrial, with translation MAKRIVQGDQIVKLIVGAGQASPSPPVGPALGSKGVKSMDFCKEFNARTANYIVGTPIPARVTVRPDRSFHFELRTPPTASLLLSAAGVSPIKNKLKGAGNTGGPKSRADLAAAGKATFTGSAPPGNAGLGTVGQVSLKHVYEIAKMKQAETRLSGISLEGMVKSVVAQAGSIGVAIVP, from the exons ATGGCCAAGCGCATAGTGCAAGGCGATCAGATCGTCAAGCTTATCGTCGGCGCCGGGCAGGCCTCTCCATCGCCTCCTGTAGGTCCAGCATTGGGAAGTAAAGGTGTGAAGTCCATGGACTTCTGCAAG GAATTCAACGCCCGCACCGCAAACTACATCGTCGGCACCCCCATCCCCGCCCGCGTGACCGTCCGCCCCGACCGCTCCTTCCACTTCGAACTCCGCACTCCACCCACAGCCTCCCTCCTCCTCTCCGCCGCTGGCGTGAGTCCCATCAAAAACAAACTAAAAGGCGCCGGCAACACCGGCGGCCCCAAGTCACGGGCAGATCTCGCCGCAGCAGGGAAAGCGACATTCACAGGAAGCGCGCCACCAGGAAACGCAGGCTTGGGCACGGTGGGACAGGTCAGTCTCAAGCATGTGTACGAAATCGCAAAGATGAAGCAGGCGGAGACGAGGTTATCGGGAATCAGTCTGGAGGGAATGGTGAAGAGTGTAGTGGCGCAGGCTGGGAGTATAGGAGTTGCTATTGTGCCTTGA